A DNA window from Myxococcota bacterium contains the following coding sequences:
- a CDS encoding sigma 54-interacting transcriptional regulator gives MSSSAALPDPELRTLVALAADAAHVDEVLQRALERLNDVIRYDLAVVLELSGEELHVRCARGRLASHRVRAHRIALSDFPLLRQALAARGPTVLTEQDHSQNADPYHGVLDLPDGHSCMVVPLCVRDRTLGAITFDRTQCVAYDDEVVQVAAVYAQVVALAMLAAERADELDREKRRLEEQNRLLEAEVSGDFDPARLMERSRNPAMRRAVELALQVARSDVPVLLTGETGTGKEVLARLIHARSARASQPFVKLNCAALPEGVVESELFGHTKGAFSGADASRPGRFAVANGGTFLLDEVGDLAPQAQAKLLRVLQEGSYEPVGSDFTVQVDVRIIAATHVDLAAAIGAGRFRDDLFYRLNVFPIAVPPLRERREDVATIAEEYLANLRRRTGRGPWRLTAASRDTLERHDWPGNVRELANCLERAAILCPAGELAIELPSVRGAKEVIRAEPAPGAPAGGLRTLADVERAHIAQVLQATRGKIYGPDGAARILGLAPSTLQNRMKKLGLSRLAEA, from the coding sequence ATGAGCTCGTCCGCGGCGCTCCCCGACCCCGAGCTGCGAACCCTGGTGGCCCTGGCCGCCGACGCCGCGCACGTGGACGAGGTGCTGCAGCGCGCGCTCGAGCGTTTGAACGACGTGATCCGCTACGACCTCGCCGTGGTGCTCGAGCTCTCGGGCGAGGAGCTGCACGTGCGCTGTGCGCGCGGGCGGCTCGCGAGTCACCGCGTGCGGGCGCACCGCATTGCCCTGTCCGACTTCCCGCTGCTGCGCCAGGCGCTGGCCGCGCGCGGGCCCACGGTGCTGACGGAGCAAGACCACTCGCAGAACGCCGATCCCTACCACGGCGTGCTCGACCTGCCCGACGGTCACTCGTGCATGGTGGTCCCGCTGTGCGTGCGCGACCGGACGCTGGGCGCGATCACCTTCGACCGCACGCAGTGCGTGGCCTACGACGACGAGGTGGTGCAGGTCGCGGCGGTGTACGCGCAAGTGGTGGCGCTCGCCATGCTGGCCGCCGAGCGCGCCGACGAGCTCGACCGCGAGAAGCGCCGGCTCGAGGAGCAGAACCGCCTGCTCGAGGCCGAGGTGAGCGGCGACTTCGATCCGGCGCGGCTCATGGAGCGCTCGCGCAACCCGGCGATGCGCCGCGCGGTCGAGCTCGCGCTGCAGGTCGCGCGCTCGGACGTGCCCGTGTTGCTCACGGGCGAGACCGGCACCGGCAAGGAGGTGCTGGCGCGGCTGATCCACGCGCGCAGCGCGCGCGCGAGTCAGCCCTTCGTGAAGCTCAACTGCGCGGCGCTGCCCGAGGGCGTGGTCGAGAGTGAGCTGTTCGGCCACACCAAGGGCGCGTTCTCGGGCGCCGACGCCAGCCGCCCCGGCCGCTTCGCGGTCGCGAACGGCGGCACCTTCCTGCTCGACGAGGTCGGCGACCTGGCGCCGCAGGCCCAGGCGAAGCTCCTGCGCGTGCTGCAGGAGGGCTCGTACGAGCCGGTGGGGAGTGACTTCACGGTGCAGGTCGACGTGCGCATCATCGCCGCCACGCACGTCGACCTGGCGGCCGCGATCGGCGCCGGCCGCTTCCGCGACGACCTGTTCTATCGCCTGAACGTGTTCCCGATCGCTGTCCCGCCGCTGCGCGAGCGGCGCGAGGACGTGGCCACGATCGCCGAGGAGTATCTCGCCAACCTGCGCCGGCGCACCGGCCGGGGGCCCTGGCGACTCACCGCCGCCAGCCGCGACACGCTCGAGCGCCACGACTGGCCCGGCAACGTGCGCGAGCTCGCAAACTGCCTGGAGCGCGCCGCCATCCTGTGTCCGGCCGGGGAGCTCGCGATCGAGCTGCCCAGCGTACGGGGGGCGAAGGAAGTGATTCGCGCCGAGCCGGCTCCGGGCGCGCCCGCCGGGGGGCTGCGCACGCTGGCCGACGTGGAACGCGCGCACATCGCACAGGTCCTGCAGGCCACGCGCGGCAAGATCTACGGCCCGGACGGCGCGGCGCGCATCCTGGGCCTCGCGCCCAGCACGCTGCAGAACCGCATGAAGAAGCTCGGCCTGTCTCGCCTCGCGGAAGCCTGA
- a CDS encoding PQQ-dependent sugar dehydrogenase, translating to MPFAGHNLPLDSLPDPAPMTAVRVWPNITYDSATSLAFAPDGSGFALATEQQGHVHVVPTDPNSATTPVFLDLTNGEVQFDNAEQGMLSVEFDPNWATNHFIYVDYVAPGSRCQTGTYCTKVVRYTQSAGNPNLADPNSRRPILEVPDNNNFHNGGQLKFGPDGMLYVSIGDAGTMSGQDTSKLLGVIVRIDPNGGNPYAIPAGNPFIGQSGKRAEIWDYGLRNPWRFTFDRLTGDLWVGDVGENSWEEADFVPGNVPGQNFGWSFCEGTHDYGGKTCSSIQSTLPVLQYPHDSNTGGYAIAGGYVYRGDLFPELYGAYLYADEVSGHVWAYSPASQVSTRIAEMTNPVSWAQDSLGELVIVSHAGGLYKLQPTQGSGTQQFPTALSGTGLFTDTTALTPKPGLVEYDVISPLWSDGALKRRWIALPAGQTVGFSPDDPWTFPVGTVFVKHFELQVTPTTRRRVETRVLLRQVDRWVGYTYRWNAGQTDAALLTASMNEAFTITGSGGTQTQQTWHYPSPSECLGCHTAASGRVLGARTRQLNKSFTYAGGADNQLHAFGACMGLFATSIAGPSFYPALADPNNASETLNARARSYLAANCAHCHQPGGPAPGSMDMRYEPLLGAMSLIGVAPISGDLGISGALRVKPGASAQSVLWARVASTDPNLRMAKGSQIPDPLAVSLLGSWIDTGLGTIDSDGDGDADSADNCPYEPNADQSDGGGWMSSTHDGIGDACQCGNTDPNGVVNSLDLNALRQYLAGNPGRTVANVARLVRYPDVAGRPSVLDFAHLQRAQSGVEAAYSQTCPAATRLLP from the coding sequence GTGCCGTTCGCCGGCCACAACCTGCCGCTCGACAGCCTGCCCGATCCCGCGCCCATGACCGCGGTCCGCGTCTGGCCCAACATCACCTACGACAGCGCGACCTCGCTCGCGTTCGCGCCCGACGGCTCGGGCTTCGCGCTGGCCACCGAGCAGCAGGGCCACGTGCACGTCGTCCCCACGGATCCGAACTCGGCGACCACGCCGGTCTTCCTGGACCTTACCAACGGCGAAGTGCAGTTCGACAACGCGGAGCAGGGCATGCTCTCGGTCGAGTTCGACCCGAACTGGGCCACGAATCACTTCATCTACGTCGACTACGTCGCCCCCGGCTCGCGCTGTCAGACGGGCACCTACTGCACCAAGGTCGTGCGCTACACGCAGAGCGCCGGCAATCCGAACCTGGCGGACCCCAACTCGCGCCGTCCGATCCTCGAGGTGCCCGACAACAACAACTTCCACAACGGCGGCCAGCTCAAGTTCGGCCCCGACGGCATGCTCTACGTCTCGATCGGGGACGCGGGCACGATGAGCGGGCAGGACACGTCGAAGCTCCTGGGCGTGATCGTGCGCATCGACCCCAACGGCGGCAACCCGTACGCGATCCCGGCCGGCAATCCCTTCATCGGGCAATCCGGCAAGCGCGCCGAGATCTGGGACTACGGCCTGCGCAACCCGTGGCGCTTCACGTTCGATCGACTCACCGGTGACTTGTGGGTCGGCGACGTGGGCGAGAACTCGTGGGAGGAGGCCGACTTCGTGCCCGGCAACGTGCCGGGCCAGAACTTCGGCTGGTCGTTCTGCGAGGGCACGCACGACTACGGCGGGAAGACCTGTTCCTCCATCCAGTCGACGCTGCCCGTGCTCCAGTACCCGCACGACAGCAACACCGGCGGTTACGCGATCGCGGGCGGCTACGTCTACCGCGGCGATCTCTTCCCCGAGCTCTACGGCGCTTATCTCTACGCCGACGAGGTGAGCGGCCACGTCTGGGCCTACAGCCCGGCGAGCCAGGTCTCCACGCGCATTGCCGAGATGACCAACCCGGTCTCGTGGGCGCAGGACTCACTCGGCGAGCTCGTGATCGTGTCTCACGCCGGCGGGCTCTACAAGCTCCAGCCCACCCAGGGCTCGGGCACGCAGCAGTTCCCGACCGCGCTCTCGGGCACCGGGCTGTTCACGGACACGACCGCGCTCACGCCCAAGCCGGGCCTGGTCGAGTACGACGTGATCTCGCCGCTCTGGTCCGATGGCGCGCTCAAGCGCCGTTGGATCGCGCTGCCCGCGGGCCAGACCGTCGGCTTCTCGCCCGACGACCCGTGGACCTTCCCGGTGGGCACGGTGTTCGTGAAGCACTTCGAGCTGCAAGTGACTCCCACGACCCGGCGCCGCGTCGAGACGCGCGTGCTGCTGCGCCAGGTGGACCGCTGGGTCGGCTACACCTACCGCTGGAACGCCGGACAGACCGACGCCGCGCTGCTCACCGCCTCGATGAACGAGGCCTTCACCATCACGGGCTCGGGCGGCACGCAGACCCAGCAGACGTGGCACTACCCCTCGCCGTCGGAGTGTCTGGGCTGTCACACCGCGGCCTCGGGGCGCGTGCTCGGCGCGCGCACGCGCCAGCTGAACAAGAGCTTCACCTACGCCGGCGGCGCGGACAATCAGCTGCACGCGTTCGGCGCGTGCATGGGTCTGTTCGCGACCTCGATCGCAGGCCCGAGCTTCTATCCCGCGCTGGCCGACCCGAACAACGCCTCGGAGACTCTGAACGCGCGCGCCCGCTCCTATCTCGCCGCGAACTGCGCGCACTGTCACCAGCCGGGCGGCCCCGCGCCCGGCAGCATGGACATGCGCTACGAGCCGCTGCTCGGCGCGATGAGCCTGATCGGCGTCGCGCCCATCTCCGGCGACCTCGGTATCTCCGGCGCGCTGCGCGTCAAGCCGGGGGCGAGCGCGCAGAGCGTGCTGTGGGCGCGCGTCGCCTCGACCGACCCGAACCTGCGCATGGCCAAGGGCAGTCAGATCCCCGACCCGCTCGCGGTCTCGTTGCTCGGCAGCTGGATCGACACCGGTCTGGGCACGATCGACTCCGACGGCGACGGCGACGCCGATTCCGCCGACAACTGCCCCTACGAGCCCAACGCGGACCAGAGCGACGGGGGTGGCTGGATGAGCTCGACGCACGACGGCATCGGCGACGCGTGTCAGTGCGGGAACACCGACCCGAACGGCGTCGTCAACTCGCTGGACCTGAACGCGCTGCGCCAGTATCTCGCGGGCAACCCCGGGCGGACGGTCGCGAACGTCGCGCGCCTGGTGCGCTATCCCGACGTGGCGGGCCGGCCCAGCGTGCTCGACTTCGCGCACCTGCAGCGCGCCCAGTCCGGCGTCGAGGCGGCCTACAGCCAGACCTGCCCGGCAGCGACGCGGCTACTGCCCTAG
- a CDS encoding MmcQ/YjbR family DNA-binding protein — MATEKTVRSLALALPETQEKPCYGTPGFYVRRKLFARLLPDPKVLAVRIDLSEREALLEVAPEVFFLTPHYEGWPMVLIRLPKIERADLEERLVEAWRMMAPKALLARHESLGQ; from the coding sequence ATGGCGACCGAGAAGACCGTGCGCAGCCTCGCGCTGGCGCTGCCCGAGACCCAGGAGAAGCCGTGCTACGGCACGCCCGGCTTCTACGTGAGGCGGAAGCTGTTCGCCCGCCTGCTGCCGGATCCGAAGGTGCTCGCGGTGCGGATCGACCTGAGCGAACGCGAGGCGCTGCTCGAGGTGGCGCCCGAAGTGTTCTTCCTCACGCCGCACTACGAGGGCTGGCCGATGGTGCTGATCCGGCTGCCGAAGATCGAGCGCGCCGACCTCGAGGAGCGCCTGGTCGAGGCCTGGCGCATGATGGCCCCGAAGGCATTGCTCGCGCGGCACGAGTCACTAGGGCAGTAG
- a CDS encoding cytochrome c peroxidase encodes MTAGVACAFAVLYATGAAAQSAAQGPHGALAMAEQERRLDALKPGSAKGDPPARVVAASWARTIPAENALTPERVALGRKLYFDPRLSADGTVACATCHDVSRGFTDQRPVAEGIGGKLGRRNAPTTLNATFFTSQFWDGRAATLEDQAKLPIVNPIEMGMPDGAALIAKIGPDADYRKMFQAAYGSAPNYDDVGRALAAFERTLVFLDAPFDRWQDGDAKALSADAVKGFALFNGKARCVACHPINASSPIGSDNRFHNIGVSARHQDFESLAAKAQVALAGGGGDQVLDKLALETDLSELGRFLVTKRRSDLGAFKTQQLRNVALTAPYMHDGSMQTLWDVVDHYNRGGEANSYLDGGIEPLALSPAEIDQLVAFLFALTDVRFAAQAKTIESAQRARAKTTRPFRETDLAFRKVIPFEARVQGGAK; translated from the coding sequence ATGACAGCGGGAGTCGCCTGCGCGTTCGCGGTTCTCTACGCGACCGGAGCGGCGGCGCAGAGCGCGGCCCAGGGGCCGCACGGTGCGCTCGCGATGGCCGAGCAGGAGCGGCGGCTCGACGCGTTGAAGCCGGGCTCCGCGAAAGGCGACCCGCCGGCGCGCGTGGTGGCCGCCTCATGGGCCCGGACGATCCCGGCGGAGAACGCGCTCACGCCCGAGCGCGTCGCCCTGGGCCGGAAGCTCTACTTCGACCCGCGGCTCTCCGCCGACGGCACGGTCGCGTGCGCGACCTGTCACGACGTGAGTCGCGGCTTCACCGACCAGCGTCCGGTGGCCGAGGGCATCGGCGGGAAGCTCGGCCGGCGCAACGCGCCCACGACTTTGAACGCGACCTTCTTCACCAGTCAGTTCTGGGACGGGCGCGCGGCCACGCTCGAGGACCAGGCGAAGCTGCCGATCGTGAACCCGATCGAGATGGGCATGCCCGACGGCGCAGCGCTGATCGCGAAGATCGGCCCCGACGCCGATTACCGGAAGATGTTCCAGGCCGCGTACGGAAGCGCGCCCAACTACGACGACGTGGGCCGCGCGCTCGCGGCCTTCGAGCGCACGCTGGTGTTTCTCGACGCGCCCTTCGACCGCTGGCAGGACGGCGACGCGAAGGCGCTGTCGGCCGACGCCGTGAAGGGCTTCGCGCTGTTCAACGGCAAGGCGCGCTGCGTGGCCTGTCACCCGATCAACGCCTCGAGCCCGATCGGCAGCGACAACCGCTTCCACAACATCGGCGTGTCGGCGCGGCACCAGGACTTCGAGTCACTGGCCGCCAAGGCGCAGGTCGCGCTCGCGGGCGGCGGCGGCGACCAGGTGCTCGACAAGCTCGCGCTCGAGACCGACCTGTCCGAGCTGGGCCGGTTCCTGGTGACCAAGCGGCGCAGCGACCTGGGGGCGTTCAAGACCCAGCAGCTGCGCAACGTGGCGCTGACCGCGCCCTACATGCACGACGGCTCGATGCAGACCCTGTGGGACGTGGTCGACCACTACAACCGCGGCGGCGAGGCCAACTCCTATCTCGACGGCGGCATCGAGCCGCTCGCGCTGAGTCCGGCCGAGATCGACCAGCTGGTGGCGTTCCTGTTCGCGCTCACCGACGTGCGCTTCGCCGCCCAGGCGAAGACGATCGAGAGCGCGCAGCGGGCACGTGCCAAGACCACGCGGCCGTTCCGCGAGACCGACCTGGCCTTCCGCAAAGTGATTCCCTTCGAGGCCCGCGTGCAAGGGGGAGCGAAATGA
- a CDS encoding metallophosphoesterase: MKSIETKYLEARAELLAGLGKLNRRQFMKVAGAAAGAALAQGVLPPHSFTPVRVARAATGGSDFTFAYISDSHLYTKDKNDRFVRGLLRAVDDVNRLDPQPDFVLYGGDLAQLGRADELDLGAQILRNLKAPVKMMVGEHDWYFDLGEKWRALFGADNYSFEHKGVRFVTLNSVVEADFWTAKGLTPAERMGTVAGLDNGTQSSFTVGEANRAWLAKELEPVKSSVPLVVFSHSPLYKLYKKWNFWTDDAEQVQDILKRFDQVTVIHGHTHQLLTNRIGNISFHGMLSTAWPWPYAPQGLPELTIQMSRPDPFNPSDGCGDGTVTVGADGMCDKLYNLWNRNPVTVSRTYMKSNGKEDRAAAPKLASY; encoded by the coding sequence ATGAAGAGCATCGAGACGAAGTATCTCGAGGCGCGCGCCGAGCTCCTGGCCGGGCTCGGCAAGCTGAACCGGCGCCAGTTCATGAAGGTCGCGGGCGCGGCCGCCGGCGCGGCGCTCGCGCAGGGCGTGCTGCCGCCGCACTCGTTCACGCCCGTGCGAGTCGCGCGCGCCGCGACCGGCGGCAGTGACTTCACGTTCGCCTACATCTCCGACTCGCACCTCTACACCAAGGACAAGAACGACCGCTTCGTGCGCGGGCTCCTGCGCGCGGTCGACGACGTGAACCGGCTCGACCCGCAGCCCGACTTCGTGCTCTACGGCGGCGATCTCGCCCAGCTGGGCCGTGCCGACGAGCTCGACCTGGGCGCCCAGATCCTTAGGAACCTGAAGGCGCCCGTGAAGATGATGGTCGGCGAGCACGACTGGTACTTCGACCTGGGCGAGAAGTGGCGCGCGCTGTTCGGCGCCGACAACTACTCGTTCGAGCACAAGGGCGTGCGCTTCGTGACGCTGAACAGCGTGGTCGAGGCCGACTTCTGGACCGCCAAGGGACTCACTCCGGCCGAGCGCATGGGCACGGTGGCCGGTCTCGACAACGGCACGCAGAGCTCCTTCACCGTGGGCGAAGCCAACCGCGCGTGGCTGGCGAAGGAGCTCGAGCCGGTGAAGAGCAGCGTGCCGTTGGTCGTGTTCTCGCACTCACCGCTCTACAAGCTCTACAAGAAGTGGAACTTCTGGACGGACGACGCCGAGCAGGTGCAGGACATCCTGAAGCGCTTCGACCAGGTGACCGTGATCCACGGTCACACGCACCAGCTGCTCACGAACCGGATCGGGAACATCTCGTTTCACGGCATGCTGTCGACCGCCTGGCCCTGGCCCTACGCGCCGCAGGGGCTGCCCGAGCTCACGATCCAGATGAGCCGGCCCGATCCGTTCAACCCCAGCGACGGCTGCGGCGACGGCACGGTCACCGTCGGCGCCGACGGCATGTGCGACAAGCTCTACAACCTGTGGAACCGCAACCCGGTGACCGTCTCGCGCACGTACATGAAGTCGAACGGCAAGGAAGACCGCGCCGCGGCGCCGAAGCTGGCCAGCTACTGA